In Rattus norvegicus strain BN/NHsdMcwi chromosome 1, GRCr8, whole genome shotgun sequence, a genomic segment contains:
- the LOC120099767 gene encoding LOW QUALITY PROTEIN: signal recognition particle subunit SRP72-like (The sequence of the model RefSeq protein was modified relative to this genomic sequence to represent the inferred CDS: deleted 2 bases in 1 codon), with translation MGSGSSGGVSVPALWSEVNGYGQNSDFSRALKTVNKILQINKDDVTALHCKVVCLIQNGSFKEALNVINTHTKVLANNSLSFEKAYCQYRLNRIENALKTIESANQQTDKLKELYGQVVYRLERYDECLAVYRDLVRNSQYDYDEERKTNLSAVVAAQSNWEKVVPENLGLQEGTHELCYNAACALIRQGQLTQAMKILQKAEDLCCRSFSEDSDGTEEDPQTELAIIHDQMAYIMQLQGRIEEALQLYNQIIKLKPTDVALLAVIAYNIITINKDQNVFDSKKKVKLTNAEGVEFKLSKRQLQAIEFNKALLAMYTNQAERCRKIASSLQSQSPEHLLPVLIQAAQLCREKQHTKAIELLQEFSDQHPENAAEIKLTMAQLKISQGNISKACLILRSIEELKHKSGMVSALVTMYSHEEDFESAIEVFTQAIQWYQSHQSKSPAHLSLIREAAKFKLKYERKKEAVSDLEQLWKQNSKDIHTLAQLISAYSLVDPEKAKALSKHLPSSDSMSLKVDVEALENSPGATYIRKKGGKVTGDNQPKEQGQGDLTKKKKKKGKLPKNYDPKVTPDPERRLPMRECSYYRGRKKGKKKDQIGKGTQGAIAGASSELDASKTVSSPPTSPRPGSAATMASSTSNIVPPRYQKPAGAPATKMKQQQKKKKGGKSGW, from the exons ATGGGGAGCGGCAGCAGCGGTGGGGTGTCAGTCCCT GCGCTGTGGAGTGAGGTGAACGGTTATGGGCAGAACAGCGACTTCTCGCGTGCCCTCAAGACCGTCAACAAAATATTGCAGATCAACAAGGATGATGTCACGGCCTTGCACTGTAAAGTTGTTTGCCTTATCCAGAATGGAAGTTTCAAAGAAGCCTTGAATGTCATCAATACTCACACCAAAGTGTTAGCCAATAACTCTCTGTCCTTTGAGAAGGCATATTGCCAGTACAGGTTGAACAGAATCGAGAATGCCTTGAAGACAATAGAAAGTGCCAACCAGCAGACAGACAAACTGAAGGAGCTTTATGGACAAGTTGTGTACCGCCTGGAACGCTACGATGAGTGCCTGGCAGTGTACCGAGATCTTGTCCGCAACTCCCAGTATGACTACGATGAGGAGAGGAAGACAAACCTGTCAGCGGTCGTTGCCGCTCAAAGCAACTGGGAAAAAGTGGTTCCCGAGAACTTAGGTCTCCAAGAAGGCACACACGAACTCTGTTACAACGCTGCGTGTGCACTGATAAGGCAAGGCCAGCTGACCCAGGCAATGAAAATCCTACAAAAGGCTGAAGATCTTTGTTGCCGTTCATTTTCAGAAGATTCAGATGGGACTGAGGAAGACCCTCAGACCGAGCTGGCCATCATTCACGATCAAATGGCTTACATCATGCAGCTTCAGGGGCGCATCGAGGAGGCTCTGCAGCTTTACAATCAGATAATAAAACTGAAGCCAACAGATGTGGCACTTCTTGCTGTAATTGCATATAATATCATTACCATTAATAAGGACCAAAATGTCTTTGACTCCAAGAAGAAAGTGAAATTAACCAATGCAGAAGGAGTGGAGTTTAAGCTCTCCAAAAGACAGCTTCAAGCCATAGAGTTCAACAAGGCTTTGCTTGCCATGTATACAAACCAGGCAGAACGGTGCCGAAAAATAGCTTCTAGCTTGCAGTCCCAgagtcctgagcatctcctgcctGTGCTGATCCAAGCTGCCCAGCTCTGTCGTGAAAAGCAGCATACAAAGGCAATAGAGCTGCTTCAGGAATTTTCTGATCAACATCCAGAAAATGCAGCTGAAATCAAGCTTACCATGGCTCAATTGAAAATTTCCCAAGGTAATATTTCCAAAGCGTGCCTAATACTGAGAAGCATAGAGGAATTAAAGCATAAGTCAGGCATGGTATCCGCGTTGGTGACCATGTACAGCCACGAGGAAGACTTTGAGAGTGCCATTGAAGTCTTCACACAGGCTATCCAGTGGTATCAAAGCCATCAGTCCAAGTCCCCTGCTCATTTGTCCTTGATAAGAGAGGCTGCAAAGTTCAAGCTCAAATATGAACGGAAGAAGGAGGCAGTTAGTGACCTAGAGCAGCTGTGGAAACAAAATTCAAAAGATATTCACACGCTAGCCCAGCTTATCTCTGCTTACTCGCTTGTGGATCCAGAGAAAGCAAAGGCTCTTAGTAAACACCTGCCCTCATCGGATAGTATGTCTCTAAAGGTAGATGTTGAGGCTCTTGAGAATTCTCCTGGTGCTACATACATTCGGAAGAAGGGTGGAAAAGTTACTGGAGATAATCAACCAAAGGAACAAGGACAGGGAGAtttgacaaagaagaagaaaaagaaaggaaaactgcctAAGAATTATGACCCAAAAGTTaccccagatccagaaagacggCTACCAATGCGAGAGTGCTCTTACTACCgaggaagaaagaagggcaaAAAGAAGGACCAGATCGGAAAAGGAACACAGGGAGCGATCGCAGGAGCCTCCTCTGAGTTGGACGCCAGTAAAACTGTGAGCAGCCCACCCACCTCCCCAAGACCCGGCAGTGCGGCAACGATGGCCTCCTCTACAAGTAACATTGTACCCCCAAGATACCAGAAACCCGCAGGGGCCCCAGCAACGAAAATGAAGCagcaacagaagaagaagaaaggagggaaaagtgGTTGGTGA